In Oncorhynchus kisutch isolate 150728-3 linkage group LG5, Okis_V2, whole genome shotgun sequence, a genomic segment contains:
- the si:dkey-28n18.9 gene encoding sorting nexin-6, producing the protein MMEEAREGSLSVSAQTIRVTEAVRDGDALTFIVISQKLSGSGEYHVARTHEDFQWLQQCLFSQEVVPGILGVIFPPLPAKPQLNAPAKVLKQLGFLAMGEDWRMYCMALETYLQQVAAHTTLSKNKCLENFLTSSEPPGRQRARKGIFNRLSQAMEGMRKEGHKDVDDFFQTERDNNLTLTGCSKSATERFIDVVLTEQKLAVACGHFSTALHLCVEQEEDSAVLAFSKICVKLSEVIDSIKRNFESVAENNLSTLGLGLDLESRCQEAEKEMLYRRTCKLVELETASRNAERAKPVKKAAMDELKVAAEKEFDHVSGVAKQEIARFHSTHVELLRQALILWCEKQLETARDTSFRYSQHLQAFKGLGE; encoded by the exons ATGATG GAGGAGGCTAGAGAGGGGTCACTTAGTGTGAGTGCCCAAACTATCCGGGTCACTGAGGCCGTGAGAGACGGGGATGCACTGACCTTCATAGTCATATCCCAGAAG ttgtcAGGCAGTGGGGAATACCATGTGGCTAGGACTCATGAGGACTTTCAGTGGTTGCAGCAGTGTCTGTTCTCTCAGGAGGTGGTGCCTGGGATACTGGGTGTCATT TTTCCTCCTCTACCAGCCAAGCCTCAGTTGAATGCACCAGCCAAAGTTCTGAAACAACTTG GTTTCTTGGCCATGGGGGAGGACTGGCGTATGTACTGCATGGCACTGGAGACCTATCTCCAGCAGGTGGCAGCACACACCACGCTCAGCAAGAACAAATGCCTGGAGAACTTCCTCACTAGCTCAGAG CCCCCAGGTCGTCAGAGGGCGAGGAAGGGTATCTTCAATCGCCTGAGCCAGGCCATGGAAGGGATGAGGAAGGAGGGACACAAG GATGTGGATGACTTTTTTCAGACTGAGCGTGATAACAACTTAACCCTCACTGGGTGCTCCAAATCAGCAACAGAG AGGTTCATTGATGTGGTGCTGACAGAACAAA AACTAGCAGTGGCTTGTGGACACTTCTCAACCGCTCTGCATCTCTGTGTGGAGCAGGAAGAAGACTCTGCTGTCCTGGCCTTCTCAAA GATATGTGTCAAGCTGTCTGAGGTCATAGATTCAATCAAG AGAAACTTTGAGAGTGTTGCTGAGAACAACTTGAGCactctggggctggggctggatcTGGAGTCTCGTTGCCAGGAGGCAGAGAAG GAGATGCTGTACAGGAGGACCTGTAAGCTTGTGGAGCTAGAAACAGCCAGCAGGAATGCAGAGCGAGCCAAGCCTGTAAAGAAAGCTGCT ATGGACGAATTGAAGGTGGCAGCTGAGAAGGAATTTGATCATGTATCTGGAGTGGCTAAACAGGAG ataGCAAGGTTCCACAGTACTCATGTGGAGTTGTTACGCCAGGCTCTGATTCTGTGGTGTGAGAAGCAGCTTGAAACAGCCAGGGACACCTCCTTCCGCTACAGCCAGCACTTGCAGGCCTTCAAAGGGCTGGGGGAGTGA
- the zgc:152986 gene encoding dnaJ homolog subfamily B member 9 — MRHLSSGMLLLDSLWCVVFLWPCDSEATTRDYYEVLGVPQSATDRQVKKTFHKLAMTYHPDRNKSPNAEKIFREIAEAYEVLSNEEKRMRYDQMGHEAFQTEGEDGGKEDWAGDGGGQGSFYFNLEELFQGLNMDEDPFLEDVGDSWSFQLGGEDEDDLHEYQAFLGSSFFDLSGYPSSQMGLGDHEEGFGEQEGQQSCWKKTHTDSSVEEVCEGA; from the exons ATGCGACATCTTTCCTCTGGGATGCTGCTACTGGACtcgttgtggtgtgttgtgttcctATGGCCCTGTGACTCTGAGGCTACTACTAGAGACTACTATGAGGTGCTGGGTGTTCCACAGTCTGCCACTGACAGGCAGGTCAAGAAGACCTTCCATAAACTGGCCATGACATACCACCCAGACAGGAACAAAAGTCCCAATGCAGAGAAGATTTTCAGGGAGATAGCTGAAG CATATGAGGTGCTCTCAAACGAGGAGAAACGGATGCGGTATGACCAGATGGGTCATGAGGCCTTCCAGACTGAGGGGGAGGATGGGGGTAAAGAGGACTGGGCCGGGGATGGAGGGGGCCAGGGCTCCTTCTACTTTAACCTGGAGGAGCTGTTCCAAGGCCTGAATATGGACGAGGACCCCTTTCTGGAGGATGTGGGGGACTCCTGGAGCTTCCAGttgggaggagaggatgaggatgaCCTCCATGAGTATCAGGCCTTCCTGGGTAGCAGCTTCTTTGACCTCTCGGGGTATCCCTCTAGCCAGATGGGGCTGGGGGACCATGAGGAGGGGTTTGGGGAGCAAGAGGGACAGCAGTCCTGCTGGAAGAAAACACATACAGACAGCAGTGTTGAGGAAGTGTGTGAGGGGGCATGA